The genomic region GGGCACCCCGGTGCCACGGGTCGGCCAGCCGTGCTGCGCTAAAATGCGATCGCGGCACCCATCGCAACCCCAAATGCGAGCGAGGATAAGGTCGTGAGCTTCAAGACCAGAATCAATTCCTTCGGCGTCTTCGCGGTCAGCATGATGAGGCAGGCGGGAAGTACCAACAGCAAGACAAAGAAGACGATGTATGCGAGCGGGTAGGCAAACGCCAAGATAACCGTCCCAACAAACGGCAGCAACATGCAGACCACATAGAGGATGCGCGAGGCTCGGTCACCGATGCGTACGGAGAGCGTGCGCTTGCCCGCGACCGTATCGGTTTGGATATCCCTGATGTTGTTTGCCAGCAACGTGGCAACCGCAAGCAACCCGATGGAGACCGCTCCAAGCCACGCCTCCTGTGGAATAACGGTCGACTGGATGTAGACGGTTCCGATCGTGGCAACAAGGCCAAAGAAGATGAAGACCATGAGCTCGCCGAGGCCGGCGTAGCCGTAGGGCCGTTTGCCTCCCGTGTAGAACCAGGCAGCGAGAAGAGCGACGGCGCCAACCGCGAGCATCCACCAGTGACCCGTGATGATCACAATGACGAGCCCTGCGATTGCAGCAATGGCAAACCAGCAGAGGGCAACCGTCAATACCGTTTTGGGCTTGGCTTTGCCTGAGGCGGTGAGGCGCTGCGGGCCGACCCGATGTGCGTCAGTTCCACGGATTCCGTCGGAGTAATCATTTGCAAAGTTCACGCCGATCTGCAGTGCAAGGGCCACCACAAGCGCAAGAAGACTCAGGGTGAGGTCAAACGACTTGAGCATGTAGGCAATACCCGCACCAAGCGCGACGGGCGCGATCGCAAGGGGAAGCGTGCGGGCCCGCAGGCCGGAGACCCAATCGCCAAAGGTGGCAGGGGTGCGGTGCTGCGGGGATACCCGGATGTGGTGCCCTTTACCACTCGCTTTTTTGGCGTGCGCGGATCGCGCCTTTACCTCTGCGAGTCGTTGGGCCTGCAAAGATCGTTTGCGAGAGTTTGATGCCACGGGTAATTCTCCATTCTGCCACCCGCCAGTCTAGGGCCAGTCGCTCCGCGTGTGCCGTTTTCGGGCGAGATTCAGGCGTCGTCGCTCGGTATATTCCGTATCATGTCAGCGATAAGCACACGGTCGGGTTTACCGCCGGGGAGCTCGGGGATGCTTGGCAACCGCAAGATTCTTGCCGGCGCTGCGGCGCGGCCGAGCGCATCCGTGATGGTGCGTCGAAGTTGCGTGAGGTCTGATGACACATCCGATTCCGGAACAACCACAACGGGTACCTGACCCCACTCTGCGCTGTCGACCCCAAGCACAACCGCCTCCGCGTAGCCATCGAGGCCACGCACCACTCGCTCAACCGAGTCGAGTGCGACATTTGTGCCACCGCTGATGATGACATTATCTCGCCGGCCAAGCACCGTGAGGACGCCGTCGTCAAGCCGGCCAAGGTCTCCGGTGCGGTACCAGCGACCGTGAGCATCCGAAAGAAACGACGCCGCGGTTTTGGCGGGGTCACCAAGATATTCGCGCGCGAGCGTTGGACCGGAGAGCTGTATCTCGCCATCGCTGATGCGCACGACTGTGGCCCCAATGCCGCGGCCGTCGTAGACGCAGCCTCCGCTCGTCTCGGTTGACCCGTAACTACGGACGACGGGAAGTCCAAGCCGCCCGGCTCGCTCAAGCCAGGCAGGGGGAACTCCCTGCCCCCCAACGAGGAGCGCAGCAAACCTTGCCGCGCGAAACCGGTCAGCCGGAGTTGCTTCGAGGTGCTCAATGAGCCGATGCAGTTGGGCGGGTACCAGAGAAACGTAAACCCTCTCGGCGGTTGCCCGATCGAGATCATCAAGAAGAGCAGCTGGCGAAAACGATCCGCGGTGGCCGATAACCGGCTGAACTCCGGCCAGCGTCGACCGGAGCAGCGTGTGGATGCCAGAAACGAGGTGAGCGGGGAGAACCGAAACCCATTGCCCAACACCACCGAGCGCCTCGGCAGTTGCCTCCGCGCTCGCAATCAACGCCTCTCGTCCGAGGGCAACGCTTTTTGGCGTGCCCGTTGACCCGGACGTATGAATCACGAGCCCGATCGCAGCGTCAACGGTCGCCGGCACGCCAGTAGGAGGTTTGGTCCCAGACGGCACGGGAAGCAACGCAAAATCACCGGCGAGGACGCCGTCAAGCTGCGCGAGCACATCCGCTGGTTCTGCAACCTCAAGCACACGAAGTGGAATCGTCATCCACTCAGCCTAACGCCGCCCATCCCACAGTATTCGTGTCTCCCGTTGCGGGTCCCGAAGTACTCCGCCGGTGAGTCCGAACTGCCGGACGGCCCGAGATTCGGCATCGTAGGCCGGCCAACCGGGGTCGCCGGTTGCGGCAAATCGCACCCAGGCACCGTGGATATCGTCGGCAACAGATTGTGGGGCCGCGGCGCCAACCAGCAGGGCCCAATCTGGGCTGTCCAAGTTGTCAAAGACAAACGGGAGCTCAACTCCGTGGCACGCCCCAAGCGTGTTCTCAAACGCTGGCGAGCGCCAAGCAAATTCGTAGACGTGTGTTCCCGGTTTGGCCTCGGCCACTCGAATTGCCGGAATGCGGTAGAACCAGTCCGTCAGGATGTGCCCAAACGCTGCCCCTGCCGAGGCCCTTGGATAGGCGGCCCGGTACGCACGAACCGCCCTCACCGGGGGCAGCCCGATCTGAAGCGTTGCCGCGTACAACAGCCACGAGCGGATGCGCGTGAGACGACCGCTCGGCACCAACAGAAACAGCGCCTCCTCTGCGTTGTTCCCAACCATAAGATCGATGCCGTTGGCTGCCCCGCCGGCGATTGCATCGATTGGCCGCTCTGGAAGCGTCAACCCGTCAACCACCGGCTCAAACGGCAATCGGTTGGTCGCAACATCACCCCAGCGCTTTTTGGACGGCTTCTTAGCAACTTCGGCCGCAACGGTTGCCTCTGCCTCGCGAAGACGATCCCGCGAGACGTTGGCGATCGCCTCGCGCGACCGCTCAACGCCAAGAAGGTCAGCGACGCGGTTCGCAACCGCAATCGCTGACGACGAGCTGATGGCATGGTGGGCAGCGCCCGATTGCATGATCGCGCGGCGAAAGAGGCCGTTTGCGGCTGGCATCGCCAGCAGGGCGCCGATGCTCATGCCACCTGCGGATTCCCCAAACACCGTCACGTTTTCTGGGTCGCCACCAAACTGGGCAACATTGTCGCGCACCCACTCCAGCGCGGCGATCTGGTCGAGGATGCCTAGGTTGGCAGTCCCCTCGCCGAACCACAGGAATCCGTCGGCAGCGAGCCGATAATTGATCGAGACAAACACGATCCCATCCCGCGCGAACCGTCCGCCGTCGTACCCGGGAATCGCGCCGGAGCCCATCGTCCACGAGCCACCATGGATAAACACCATCACGGGCCGCGAACCAGATGTCGCCGTCGTCCACACGTTGAGGTTGAGATAGTCGTCGCCCTCAATGACGACGTTTGGAATCAGGCCGGCGAGCGGCCCGTTCAGGTCTCGTTGTGGGGCCGTGGCACCGAAGCGAGTCGCATCGAGCGGCTCAGCCCACGGACATCGCCGCTGTGGCGGCTCAAACCGGTTGACCCCCGACGGCGGCTCCGCATACGGAATGCCACGGAACACGAGGATACCGTCGGCCCTCGCTTCCCCGACCACGTCACCGTTCTGCGTCGTCACCGTTGGTTGCATCATTGCGTTCCCCTCATCGTCAGTGGTTGTCCTCACGGGGGTGAGCGGTGTTTCTTTGTTAGTAGTGGTACGGAAACTCACTCCAGTCGGGATCGCGCTTTTCTAGGAATGAGTCTCGGCCCTCTACGGCCTCGTCGGTTCCATACGCGAGGCGGGTGGCCTCCCCCGCAAAAATCTGTTGCCCAACGAGCCCATCGTCAACCGCGTTAAAGGCATATTTGAGCATCCGGATTGCCGTTGGCGATTTGCCAAGAATCTCGTTGGCCCACTCAAGGCCCGTCGCCTCAAGCTGCTCGTGCGGCACAACGGCGTTCACCGCGCCCATTTCATACGCGCGCTGGGCGCTGTACTCACGGGCGAGGAAGAAGATTTCGCGGGCGTTCTTCTGCCCAATCTGCTTCGCAAAATACGCGCTGCCGTAGCCAGCGTCAAACGAGCCGACATCGGCATCCGTCTGCTTGAAGCGAGCATGCTCCTCGCTCGCGATGCTCAGGTCGCACACAACATTGAGCGAGTGCCCACCACCGGCCGCCCAACCTGGCACAAGGGCGATGACAACCTTCGGCATGAAGCGGATCA from Lysinibacter cavernae harbors:
- a CDS encoding 1,4-dihydroxy-2-naphthoate polyprenyltransferase, encoding MASNSRKRSLQAQRLAEVKARSAHAKKASGKGHHIRVSPQHRTPATFGDWVSGLRARTLPLAIAPVALGAGIAYMLKSFDLTLSLLALVVALALQIGVNFANDYSDGIRGTDAHRVGPQRLTASGKAKPKTVLTVALCWFAIAAIAGLVIVIITGHWWMLAVGAVALLAAWFYTGGKRPYGYAGLGELMVFIFFGLVATIGTVYIQSTVIPQEAWLGAVSIGLLAVATLLANNIRDIQTDTVAGKRTLSVRIGDRASRILYVVCMLLPFVGTVILAFAYPLAYIVFFVLLLVLPACLIMLTAKTPKELILVLKLTTLSSLAFGVAMGAAIAF
- a CDS encoding AMP-binding protein translates to MTIPLRVLEVAEPADVLAQLDGVLAGDFALLPVPSGTKPPTGVPATVDAAIGLVIHTSGSTGTPKSVALGREALIASAEATAEALGGVGQWVSVLPAHLVSGIHTLLRSTLAGVQPVIGHRGSFSPAALLDDLDRATAERVYVSLVPAQLHRLIEHLEATPADRFRAARFAALLVGGQGVPPAWLERAGRLGLPVVRSYGSTETSGGCVYDGRGIGATVVRISDGEIQLSGPTLAREYLGDPAKTAASFLSDAHGRWYRTGDLGRLDDGVLTVLGRRDNVIISGGTNVALDSVERVVRGLDGYAEAVVLGVDSAEWGQVPVVVVPESDVSSDLTQLRRTITDALGRAAAPARILRLPSIPELPGGKPDRVLIADMIRNIPSDDA
- a CDS encoding carboxylesterase/lipase family protein translates to MMQPTVTTQNGDVVGEARADGILVFRGIPYAEPPSGVNRFEPPQRRCPWAEPLDATRFGATAPQRDLNGPLAGLIPNVVIEGDDYLNLNVWTTATSGSRPVMVFIHGGSWTMGSGAIPGYDGGRFARDGIVFVSINYRLAADGFLWFGEGTANLGILDQIAALEWVRDNVAQFGGDPENVTVFGESAGGMSIGALLAMPAANGLFRRAIMQSGAAHHAISSSSAIAVANRVADLLGVERSREAIANVSRDRLREAEATVAAEVAKKPSKKRWGDVATNRLPFEPVVDGLTLPERPIDAIAGGAANGIDLMVGNNAEEALFLLVPSGRLTRIRSWLLYAATLQIGLPPVRAVRAYRAAYPRASAGAAFGHILTDWFYRIPAIRVAEAKPGTHVYEFAWRSPAFENTLGACHGVELPFVFDNLDSPDWALLVGAAAPQSVADDIHGAWVRFAATGDPGWPAYDAESRAVRQFGLTGGVLRDPQRETRILWDGRR
- a CDS encoding 1,4-dihydroxy-2-naphthoyl-CoA synthase produces the protein MASVVSEIFDPEAWVDAPGSANLTDITYHHDVTGRIARIAFNRPEVRNAFRPHTVDELYGALEDARTNPKIGVVLLTGNGPSAKDGGWAFCSGGDQRIRGRDGYKYSDDVTASGIDKARSGRLHILEVQRLIRFMPKVVIALVPGWAAGGGHSLNVVCDLSIASEEHARFKQTDADVGSFDAGYGSAYFAKQIGQKNAREIFFLAREYSAQRAYEMGAVNAVVPHEQLEATGLEWANEILGKSPTAIRMLKYAFNAVDDGLVGQQIFAGEATRLAYGTDEAVEGRDSFLEKRDPDWSEFPYHY